In Zonotrichia leucophrys gambelii isolate GWCS_2022_RI chromosome 15, RI_Zleu_2.0, whole genome shotgun sequence, the DNA window GGCCGGCCCCCGCGCATGCGCGCCGAGCCGCCCTGTGCCGCTCCGCATGTCGCCTCTGCCGCCATCTTTACTCCTGGCACCGGCCTGATTTCAACTGAGCTCCCGTTCAACAGGACAGCACTGAGCGCTCCCGCTTAGGGGTGCGGCCGCCCGCCCGCTGCGCCCTGTCGGCGGGGTGGCGGGAGAGACTGGGCTCCGTAAGCCAAGTGGAGGATGCCACTGTGCCGCAAGCCCTGCCCTCACCCGCCATGGCGGGCGGGCGAGCGAAACCAAGGCCGGGCGAAGGCGGGGTGAGAGCTGAGCGCTCCCCCCGCGCGGAAGGCAATGGGACAGCTGCGGGCGGGGCATTCCATCTGTCCGCCCGCAGAGGGGGAGGGGGAGCGGCTTCCGCTTTCCGTGCAGTTGTCGGTGGCGGTGGAGTCCGGGGGACAGCGAGGAGCTCCCCCCTGCTCCGGCCACGCTGTGGTTCGTCCCAGCCGTCCCCGGAGGGACAGGGAAGAGGGACGGGGACGGCTGAGGGGGCGAGAGCGGAGAGACCCCGGGAGTGGCGCTGAGGGGGTCTGGGAGGAAAATCTCGGCAgtgaggggctgccaggggcaccaggagcaggggagaCCCCCGAGAGCGGcgctgaggggctctgggagcaAAATCTCGGCAgtgaggggctgccaggggcaccaggagcaggggagaCCCCCGAGAGCGGCGCTGAGGGGCTCCGGCAGGAAACCCTCGGGAGCAGGGGAGACCCCCGCGGTGGGGTTTGCATGGGGCTCCCCTTGGAGAGGGGTGAACGGTTCCTAGGGGGTTGTGGctctcacacacacacgcacCTGGGCCAGGTGGgtgccagcagagagcagaagcTGAAGGGGTCAAGGCTTGAGTAACCTGCGGtctgcagcacccagagagGGAAGAGTGAGGGGCCCCGGCTGCCCCTCCGCAGGTGCGTGCCGGGATGAGCTCCCCTGGCGGGGCCAGCAGCGCCTTCCCCCTGCACGTCCTGGTGTGGAACAACGACTACAGGCGGCTGGacgaggagctgcaggagcaggtaaagggggctgggggctcctggggggcTGCTGGCTCTCGCTGTGCCAGGGAGAAGCACCCTGGTGGTGCTGCCAGGAGCTTGAGGGATCCCTGCACTTCGTTACCTGTTTATTTGTGGTGTGGGAGTGATGTGAGAAGATGtaggaatatatttttatttcagatactAACATATCCTATCTGTTGGCTTCCTATCTGTAAAGCTTTGCTGTGAGCATTCCAGTGCAGCTGTGGAGTAGCTAAAGAAGAGCAGCTGTGATGGAcgttaatttatttattaaagcaATAAATAGTGTTTATCTTAATGGGAAGTCAACGTGCAGCAAAagtggctggtgctgctggacatcaaaccagcccccacCTTGCTGAGCACCATCCTATAGATTTGTTGTTGCCCAAGATTGAGGGCAGAGTTTTTATATTGATTGGAatgttttcagcatctctggtaaaaaaaaaaaaaaaaaaaaaaaaggatcattGTTCCGTGCTGGAGAGTAGAAAACACAAAGCTGTCCCCTCTCTGGGCCATGATGATGTAAGGAAATGGcctgaaagctgcagcagcaaaaatccttctggctgagctgctgtggaagAGCTCTGACCAGGGCTAGAGTGAGGTACAGTTAATGAGCAGAGCTGATTAATTAATCATACCTGACACCACAAGTAcgtgagcccagcccagctgtgccacctcctgACTGTCACCTGCAGCTCTAACGGTGCACCTGACTTACTAATTCCTGCTCAGAGCATGTTCCTGCCCTGGTTTGGGAGAATCTTTGGAATGCACTCACTTTTTATCTAATTCATGTCACCTTCTGCATTAACCAAAACCTTTAACCTCACTGGCACGTTGCTCCTGTGTGTTTATTTCTGACACCTGTGAGAGTTTGTGGTTAAACGGGGATcactcagcagctcccacctgtgGAGTGCTGCTTCCTCCCTCCATTCCCTGTGCGAAGATGGATGTCTCTCTTACTTCCTTTACCTGCTTTtaaacacctttttttccctttttttaagtATTCCAAAGATCTGTTTCCCCCTGCTTCTTTGGGATGagcttcctgctgcagggagggatcaaaggcacatcccagctgcagctggggtggCAAACGGGGTTGGGCATGTGGGGACCAGGGAACAGCAACAAACTCAGTGGGGAGGGACCTTTGAAGCTGCATGAGGTGGAGAAGCAAATTAATTAATGTTCCACCCCAGAAGATGCTTTAAAGTGAAGCTTTCCCACTCTCAGTGAGATATTTCTGACTTGAAGCTGTCAGATAACGCTGTTAACGTGCATAATAACCTTCCTTTCTCATTCTGCTATTgactttccccttttcctttagTTATAGATGCTCTTCTGTTTCAAATCTCTAAGCTAATAGTGAAAAATGTGTAAGGTATGAGTATGTTGTGCTTGCATGTTTTGGATATTTGTGCCTgtgtagtttattttttatttttagtgacTTGTAGAGAATGCCCTCACTCCTcattgtgctgtgtgtgctttgTGAAACACCATCTGCTTCTGTCCTTTCCAAAAGTGCTGTCCAAAAGCTGTGTTGTGTGCcctgttgccttttttttcctgttttctcccCATTCTGTTGTACAGTTTAACCCCTCTGTGGGGTCTCAGGCTGTCTGTGGGGTGATGCACACGGATGAGAGCCCCCATCTCCTCCTGAGCCTTCTGGggggagacagaaaaagaactgaaaagcaCCAGCAAGAATTCCTGTCCTACAGATTTTGTGTCATTTCTTAGGCCCtgttctgcttctccttttaTTCCTGTGGAGAAGcgagccagccctgcagaggggcagTGCAGGAGAGTTTGGGAGCAGATCcatgggaatggcagggaatgCTGGCTCCTGGATTagcctgtgtctgtgcaggctctgatgggctctgttcctctctcctgggcactggcagggaATGCTGGCTCCTGGATTagcctgtgtctgtgcaggcTCTGATGGGGTCTGTTCCTCTCTCAGGACGTTGACCAGCGGGACCCTCGGGGCAGGACCTTGCTGCACTTGGCTGTTTCCTTGGGTTACATCGAGTCTGCCAAGgtcctcctgcagcacaaggcAGATGTGACCAAGGAGAATGCACAGGGATGGACGGGTAAGAACAGCCTGGGGTGTTTTTCTTTAAGCAGCAGATGTTCTGTGCTTTTATGGGGAGTTTTGGGCAGCAAAGTGACACGAGGCTGTGGTTGGGTTTGTTTCAGTTTTGCACGAGGCTGTGAGCACAGGGGATCCAGAGATGGTCCAGCTGATCCTGCAGCATCGGGACTACCAGCAGACCTCCATGACCCTTGGAGGAGTTCCTGAGTTACTGCAGAAAATTAATGAGGTAATGATTTATTGAAGTGTAAACTCTCTCTCCAGACTGAAATCACTGCTTGAATTCTCATTCCAGTACTATTGCAATCAGCTGGGCAATTGTGTTTTGTTCCAACCTGCATATTCCATAGTGTTGAGGGACATGGAGGCTTTTCCTTGACTTTATTTAAATCCTTTGTATGTACTCCAGCATTGGAGGCTGAATGTTGAAGGCATTACTGCCACTCCAGTAGAACAAGGAAGAACAGTTCCCCAGAAAGCACCAGGGGCAGGGGAGTGCCTGCTTGTGCTACTTTCAATTTCAGTTTTAGCATTGGCTAATCATTTCTCCAGTTctgctctccttttctttttcctttttctaaaatGTTCACAGGAAATGCTGCAATGAATGTCAAACTATTCCATGAGGTACTCATCAgatattttccttctgcagacTCCTGACTTTTATGTGGAGATGAAATGGGAGTTCACTAGCTGGGGTAAGAATCCTGCTCCTTGTTACCAATTCCAAGCTGTAAAAATGGGTTACAAATGTCCCACAACACAGGCAGGGAAATATCCACTCCACGGaatcctcctctcctccatctctAAATGACCTCTTGTGCTTTTGTTGCACAATTATTCTTTGTTTCCTGTGTGGTTGGTTGGTTAGTTTTTGGTAGTGGAGTTTTCGGTAGTTGCTGAGGacttttcttgggttttttttacctgtCCCTGGCCATGTGATCATGTGTTATCTATGGATGCACTGGTTGTTTGGGAagttcctgcttttccttgaaAAGAATGAACACTAGGCCTCACAGCTGACTGAATATTTCAAATATCAAACTATTGTACTGCCAGGCATGGGGTTTATGCCATTTCACACCTTGCAGTCTGAACAAATATCTTCCTCCTTTTCACATTCATCTTTAAATTACGCTACTTTTACCCTAAGCTGGTTGTTCTTCAATCTAAAGAGGATCAGTATCTCACCTCCTCTGGGGTGAGCAATCCTGGGCTGGAGTTcattccctctgtgctgcacttttgcccattttccctttccttttctccatttttccatttctccctcTGTGGCAGTGCCCCTGGTTTCCAGGGTGTGCCCGAGCGACGTGTGCCGCATCTGGAAGAGCCGGGCCAAGCTGCGCGTGGACATCACCCTGCTGGGCTTTGAGAACatgagctgggagaggggcaggaggactGTCATCTTCAAGGGAGAAGGTAAAGAGTTCACCTGTCTGCACCACTCACCCCCAAATACTGTGTGAGCAAATCCTGATTTTACACCAAAAAGGCCTCTTGTGTTTTATGAAGGTTTTATGCTTGTTTGTGTCTCATAGAGATACTGTTTTATGATGGTGTAATGTTACTTtagttttttaagattttctaagttTTCtaatgttgacattcttgtagtgaactttctcacacactttctgtaaataactcattgtttttcattcctttataaaagaagagaaagttaATAGACTGTtagtttgaccagtgtcattgcagaggtgtcactgtcaccttccaatccactgtcacttttgtaaaactataaatattggagtcagagaataaaacttcccttttttcccttcaccttgagagcgGTGGTGTGCTTGTGTTCTCTCGTGTCTTTCAGCAACAGTGTAATTTCTTTGCTTTGAGTAAATCTGAGGTAAAAATTTGGTGATGGGGTAAAATGTCAGTATTTTACtgtttccctcctccttttctgctgCCCTACATATAAAAAATCATTTTAGTTCCATCTCCAAGTTTGATCCCAGCTGAATGCAGAAACAGCTGGGTTTGATACACGATATACCCCCAGCTCTTCACCCTGGAGCACTTGCTGAGTTTTTTAACTTGAAGCATTCCTTTTCTTCCACCAGACTCTGgtggctgggcagagctcatTGAGATCAACCACGATGACAAGTTTGTGACAACAGAGAGGTTTGAGATCTCCCAGCACATGAAACGTTTGACTCTGGGATCCATGACACCCAAAAGGAAAGATGTGGAGAGGCGCCTCACATCCCCAATCATCAGCACGTGCCTTGATACCAAAAACATTGCTTTTGAAAGGTAAGACAGGGAGTTTCTCTTAGCAAACAAACATTTTGATGTTGTGTCTGAAAAAAGCTTTAATGACAAACTCACAAAAGTTTTGGTAATTAAAACTTTTAGGGCTACgtcttaaattattttaaacttcaTAAATCACTAGATGAAGAAATTTGGGTTGGTCAAATAGCTAGTATTGCTTGGCAAAAAGTTTCCAATTGAAAGAAATCATTGGCAGAAAACTTCCAGTTTATCATATTAGTGGGatggaatcattaaggttggaaaaggcctctaagATTGAGTCAATTGCTCACTGCAAATTTGCATTTCACACAAATCCATGTGCTGGAACTGATGGACAAGAACTTGGATTTGGTACCAAATAAGTCAACTCTCACATGAATACTTTAAGTAAATATGCACAGTGTGTCTTTTAACAGACACATTTGTCTTTCGTCATGACTACACACCTATTTATCCAGGTATCTGGGATTAATAACCTGTCAAATGTTGTTTAAAATGAGATTTAGAAGAACCAGATGGGGGTTGTataaaaatgcagctgtgtAGACACTTGTGGTGTTCCCTTTTTGTCAGAACCACATCTGGATTCTGGGTATGGAGGACAGAAAAATCAGAAGGTGTCAATGGTTATGAAGCCAAGGTAAAGCCTGTTCTGTTCTTCTGAGAGATCTTGCAGCAAATTGAAGTCTGGCTgtgctttttctgtatttcctgaCTATTTCAGGTCTTCAGATTCCTATTGGGGCATTGATTGTGTTGCCTGCAGAATTGGGCTGGAGTGAGGAACCTCCAGGCTTGTGGGAGGGATGGAGCCCACGTGCAGGAATGTCCCCAGGGGGATCagagaggggagagcagggacaggagattcagcagagctgcctgcagtccTTCCCTTCCAAGGGCTGCACTTAACTCACACCTGAACACTGCCATTGTTTCAGTGGGTGAAAGTTGAggaatataataataataataataatatgatAATAACAGCACTGCAAGGGACCAGCAGCCATGAGTGGCATCATGAATTCATGAACTGCAcctgagccacagctgcttAGAATGGTTCCTCCTGACACTGGTTCTGACCTCTGTTTCAcctcagtgaaatatttttcaaggtGGTTTGGCAGCCTTACTGTGGTAGGAATTTAGATTCAGAATCACAAGATTTAATTTCCCTGATTCTGTGTTTACTCCACGTTTGGGAATTGGTgcaataaattacattttgtaatttaattcACCAGAAGAGTAAGTGCTGAGTAGCTTTTACATTTATCTGAAGGTTTTTCCTGATAAGACTGCAGGGCTGTTCAGCTGGACAGAGGGTTCATTAATGTTCCCAAACTGTTACtaaatataatttcttaaaaTCTCTTGGAAATGCCTGTCTGGTGTTGAGGTTGGTTCAGTTAGTTTTGTGTCCATGATGTTTCACTGGGGAACTCTTTTTTTAACCTCTGATGTTGCTTGGTTTttatctctgtatttttttgtaAGGTCTACACAGCAAACAATGTGAACGTGATCACACGGATCAGAACAGAGCATTTAAcagaagaggagaagaggagatATAAAGGTATCTTCCCCagaggaaaattgggaataaataCAAATCTCCCTTTGGTTGTCTGACACCTCCTTTGTGTCTGAAGAACTGGGCAGGCAAACAAGGAAATTCTCTTCTTGCTGACTTTGCCCTGATTTCCTTTTGTGTCTGAGGCAGCTCATTATTTCACTCTTAACCTACAAATGAACCTGGTTTTATCCCAGCTGTATTTAGAGGAAATAAAACCCCTTCAAACCTGTTGAAAGTTTGCTGACAGTTTTAAAAGGCTGCACTTTTCTGCTCAGGAATGTATTCCTGCCCTTACTTCACTTTGGCCATGGATACAAGATTCACAGAGGCTTTGTTTGCttggaatttttgttttggtctACTAATTTCTTCTGGTATTTGAATTAGAGTAAAGGGTGACCAGCCAGTAACTTTATATGGAAATTCTCCTACCCTGAGGTGCT includes these proteins:
- the ANKRD13A gene encoding ankyrin repeat domain-containing protein 13A isoform X1, producing MSSPGGASSAFPLHVLVWNNDYRRLDEELQEQDVDQRDPRGRTLLHLAVSLGYIESAKVLLQHKADVTKENAQGWTVLHEAVSTGDPEMVQLILQHRDYQQTSMTLGGVPELLQKINETPDFYVEMKWEFTSWVPLVSRVCPSDVCRIWKSRAKLRVDITLLGFENMSWERGRRTVIFKGEDSGGWAELIEINHDDKFVTTERFEISQHMKRLTLGSMTPKRKDVERRLTSPIISTCLDTKNIAFERTTSGFWVWRTEKSEGVNGYEAKVYTANNVNVITRIRTEHLTEEEKRRYKADRSPLESFLGTVEHECGAQSTSRTTEYAATNNPTAITLEEYFNPEFDLKGRDIGRPKEVTVRTQKFKATLWMSEEFPLSLMEQVTPIIDLMARTSAHFARLRDFITLEFPPGFPVKIEIPLFHVLNARITFENVNSCRTAERPSPGGAQSDAGANFEVDQSVFEIPKSYHVQDDGRNIHVQDEDNEIMQFAIQQSLLESGANKELEMLSNGAVAYSSDFNMQYQKALQESFLSGSGTSHSSTSSEASSFEKDLQLAMELSVREQEEQEKQRREQEDAELQQVLQLSLVEK